One Mycoplasmoides pneumoniae FH genomic region harbors:
- a CDS encoding ribonuclease Y: protein MSAKLTLESIAKTFAETSIFAILFLIIVILNLGLLVFLAYQYRVYKKKQRANLTKQTYNNDYGQIVNLKQQNAAKIKELANLKDQLSELGQKFNTTLSEIINKPLVNVIDEYLDEQFKQAANFREAELNAVLDSNDQKTVFHKRLFNKFHFGVDKLANINVKNPLNLCWVDSASFTVIESDFRKLNGVGGINKKLLIEKLRIEDIIFTNIDKKYYEVQILSDSPVKVQKTVLTIRNILINDYVDNEKIESYAREANGYFNDHCKLIGKQVLERLNIFEISPKLHKFFGLLAFRYSFGQNVLSHCLETGFLTAYLALLVNFKPDVALKCGLYHDIGKADDENGKKNHTVTGAKIGDEFYFENDVKYTIANHHNKNVDNVYCRLTQIGDKLSAGRLGARSDSSVLFNQLKQELKQIVEETLAQFKTTILLGQSGRRLVIWLETNQHNNIIDNQQLTDLATTIKSKIVQNNITNRFPIKVVLRYNFEHSFDTKDKN from the coding sequence CGCTAAGTTAACGTTAGAAAGCATTGCAAAAACATTTGCCGAAACATCGATCTTTGCGATCTTGTTTTTAATTATTGTCATCCTCAATTTAGGTTTACTTGTTTTTTTAGCGTATCAGTACCGTGTTTACAAAAAGAAGCAAAGAGCAAACCTCACCAAGCAGACTTATAACAATGACTATGGCCAAATTGTTAATTTAAAACAGCAAAACGCTGCCAAGATAAAGGAGCTTGCTAACTTAAAAGATCAGTTAAGTGAATTAGGCCAAAAATTTAACACCACACTGAGTGAAATCATTAACAAACCACTTGTCAATGTGATTGATGAATACTTGGATGAACAGTTTAAACAAGCTGCTAATTTTCGTGAAGCAGAACTTAATGCCGTTTTAGATAGTAATGACCAGAAAACAGTGTTCCATAAGCGTTTGTTCAATAAATTTCACTTTGGTGTCGACAAGCTAGCTAATATTAATGTCAAAAATCCGCTCAATTTATGCTGGGTTGACAGCGCTAGTTTTACCGTGATTGAAAGTGATTTCCGCAAACTTAATGGTGTTGGCGGGATTAATAAAAAGTTGTTAATTGAAAAGTTAAGGATTGAAGATATTATCTTTACCAATATCGATAAGAAGTACTATGAGGTACAGATACTATCTGACTCGCCAGTAAAGGTACAAAAAACAGTGTTAACTATTCGCAACATCTTGATTAATGATTACGTGGACAATGAAAAAATTGAGTCATATGCTAGGGAAGCTAACGGTTACTTCAATGACCACTGTAAACTGATTGGTAAGCAGGTGTTAGAACGACTCAATATCTTTGAAATTAGCCCTAAACTACACAAGTTTTTTGGTTTATTAGCGTTTCGTTATTCTTTCGGTCAAAACGTTTTATCACACTGTCTGGAAACTGGTTTTCTCACCGCTTACCTAGCGCTTTTAGTTAACTTTAAACCTGATGTTGCATTAAAGTGCGGTTTGTATCATGATATTGGTAAAGCGGATGATGAAAACGGGAAGAAGAACCACACGGTTACAGGTGCCAAGATCGGTGATGAATTTTACTTTGAAAACGATGTCAAATACACAATTGCCAACCACCATAATAAAAATGTCGATAACGTATACTGTCGTTTAACTCAAATTGGCGATAAGCTTTCAGCAGGGCGTTTGGGTGCGCGCTCTGACAGTTCGGTTTTATTTAACCAACTCAAACAAGAATTAAAGCAAATTGTGGAAGAAACACTAGCACAATTTAAAACAACCATCCTTTTAGGACAAAGTGGACGCCGATTAGTAATTTGATTGGAAACCAACCAGCACAATAACATTATTGACAACCAACAGTTAACTGATTTGGCTACTACCATTAAAAGCAAAATCGTGCAAAACAACATTACTAATCGCTTTCCAATTAAGGTAGTATTACGCTATAACTTCGAACACAGCTTTGATACAAAGGACAAGAACTAG
- a CDS encoding DUF1600 domain-containing protein: MKKTIGLAYRFFYLNNNCDFYLLFLAPFSLFNLGVMVASAVISVVYNNQPQLIWFTNFDTFTYQSNTIAAVCVLMYLCKRRCKLFDNNALFLSAAGYLVFTVIFFNLYVLSRVTGFVNVEEHVKGWFSTITSEMPYSFSGNPLTDWISFAQLFLHVIYPASFFGFIWIFFKTYKMREPLHELGKFLLKAGVYPSLYAFYLQTVPFLKIWDNGHDSYSVYGFFSQTKYNSYVWFWSIPIFASMFLILWGLFVINNRYYGAKTKYGKQ; the protein is encoded by the coding sequence ATGAAAAAAACAATAGGACTCGCTTACCGTTTTTTCTATCTTAACAATAATTGCGACTTTTATTTACTTTTTCTCGCGCCGTTTTCCCTGTTTAACCTTGGGGTAATGGTAGCTAGTGCTGTTATCAGTGTGGTTTATAACAACCAACCACAATTAATCTGGTTTACTAACTTTGATACCTTTACCTACCAGAGCAACACAATTGCCGCTGTTTGTGTCTTAATGTACCTCTGTAAACGACGCTGTAAGCTGTTTGACAATAATGCGTTGTTTTTAAGTGCTGCAGGTTACTTGGTCTTTACCGTCATCTTTTTTAACCTGTATGTACTGTCACGTGTTACTGGATTTGTTAATGTAGAAGAACACGTTAAGGGTTGGTTTTCGACTATTACGAGTGAAATGCCATACAGTTTTAGTGGTAATCCTTTAACTGATTGAATTTCATTTGCGCAGCTGTTTCTCCACGTGATTTACCCCGCTAGCTTCTTTGGCTTTATCTGAATCTTCTTTAAAACTTACAAAATGCGCGAGCCGCTACATGAATTGGGTAAGTTTTTACTCAAGGCAGGGGTGTACCCAAGCCTTTATGCCTTTTATTTACAAACAGTACCTTTTCTAAAGATATGGGACAACGGGCATGATTCGTACTCGGTCTATGGTTTCTTCTCCCAAACCAAATATAACAGCTATGTTTGGTTTTGATCAATCCCTATTTTTGCATCAATGTTTTTAATCCTGTGGGGGCTTTTTGTTATAAATAACCGTTATTATGGTGCAAAAACAAAGTATGGCAAACAATAA
- a CDS encoding MPN272 family protein, translating into MNRPTPNFEAIDKKISAFVTNHDNLLDKLLKQQTELLTSEITTNFEVTQQIQEEVAKKTKQHSKNYKWLATVVLANGVVSLFLLGGLIYLFSK; encoded by the coding sequence ATGAACCGTCCTACTCCCAATTTTGAAGCAATCGATAAGAAGATTAGTGCCTTTGTCACTAACCACGATAACTTATTGGATAAGTTACTCAAACAACAAACCGAATTGTTAACTAGTGAAATTACGACTAATTTTGAGGTAACCCAACAAATCCAGGAAGAAGTAGCCAAAAAGACGAAGCAACACTCTAAAAACTACAAGTGACTAGCCACTGTTGTTTTAGCGAACGGTGTTGTAAGTCTCTTTCTTTTAGGTGGGTTAATCTACCTCTTTAGTAAGTAG
- a CDS encoding MPN270 family protein, whose product MQYTVLIPLFIFIGAMVLFGFSFQKKQPQRRIVQILFLAYCVDFLALIIAVMMLTFLSYDDLMLGVLIPVLILSIIMFFVMIIAHYPLMKRLFGH is encoded by the coding sequence ATGCAATACACCGTTTTAATTCCACTGTTTATTTTTATAGGAGCCATGGTGTTGTTTGGTTTTAGCTTTCAGAAAAAGCAACCACAACGCCGCATCGTTCAAATTCTGTTCTTAGCTTACTGTGTGGATTTTTTAGCACTAATTATTGCAGTGATGATGCTCACATTCTTAAGTTATGATGACTTAATGCTGGGCGTTTTAATTCCAGTATTAATCCTTTCAATCATTATGTTCTTTGTGATGATTATTGCCCACTATCCACTAATGAAACGCTTGTTTGGACATTAG
- a CDS encoding restriction endonuclease subunit S: MNDGEVGKIKDCDRDGEYVTWTTGGSYAGAVFYRKGQFNARQDCGVLKVKNEEINPKFLAYALRLQTSKFVNYACPIPKLGISKLAEIELTFPPLEIQEKIADILFAFEKNVTILPKVFPKKLKCVKSNWIITKTIYSIEFKNKKKA; this comes from the coding sequence TTAAATGATGGTGAAGTTGGCAAAATTAAAGATTGTGACCGAGATGGCGAGTACGTGACTTGAACTACAGGAGGTTCTTATGCTGGTGCTGTATTCTATAGAAAAGGACAGTTTAATGCAAGACAAGACTGTGGCGTTTTAAAAGTAAAAAACGAAGAAATTAATCCTAAATTTTTAGCTTATGCACTCAGATTGCAAACATCTAAGTTTGTTAATTATGCTTGCCCTATTCCTAAATTAGGAATAAGTAAATTAGCAGAAATTGAACTTACTTTCCCACCTCTAGAAATTCAAGAAAAGATTGCCGATATCCTCTTTGCTTTTGAAAAAAATGTAACGATCTTACCGAAAGTATTCCCAAAGAAATTGAAATGCGTAAAAAGCAATTGGATTATTACCAAAACTATTTATTCGATTGAGTTCAAAAACAAAAAGAAGGCTTAA
- a CDS encoding HIT family protein has translation MVQKQSMANNNCIFCGIVEGNVKSFKVGENEHAVAFLDAFPVADGHTLVIPKKHAVNYSSTDDESLKAVSLLAKEMALKLQQRLQPAGLNYVVNEGAKAGQEVFHYHMHVVPKYETGLGFCYNVKKTNNRSIEANWELLTKEVD, from the coding sequence ATGGTGCAAAAACAAAGTATGGCAAACAATAACTGTATCTTCTGTGGAATTGTAGAGGGGAATGTGAAATCCTTTAAGGTTGGTGAAAACGAACACGCTGTTGCCTTTTTAGATGCCTTTCCAGTTGCTGATGGTCATACGCTTGTAATTCCCAAAAAACACGCCGTTAACTATTCCTCGACTGATGATGAGAGTTTGAAGGCGGTTAGTTTACTCGCCAAAGAAATGGCTTTAAAGCTACAACAACGGCTCCAACCAGCTGGATTAAACTATGTTGTCAATGAAGGGGCTAAGGCAGGGCAGGAAGTATTTCACTACCACATGCATGTAGTACCAAAATACGAAACTGGTTTAGGCTTTTGTTACAACGTTAAAAAGACGAACAACCGCTCAATTGAAGCTAATTGGGAACTACTTACTAAAGAGGTAGATTAA
- a CDS encoding DUF5378 family protein: MQSLNYLVVILTVAGVLVILGFTPLIRKLKIQFYCLQVFAAILFLYVFFGRQIIYIFPDIYGTAAKAKNAVANVPLDSLRLSRIFLLDLCPFFALIGPIFIFLRQKKVAGVLAIFGFYGAAITLFGELIFTPLKQEEIVKFLFVGLENNQVYFMMHFLSFLLSLAVFLWDDGFSLISFFYIHVFALAYLSYVALMVNIFKGQITGNTTGILAEDWLSGEYKNVAVFLKLDPKNADLIFGVSFGLSYFAIVLLTVLVNIPTFIQLTKDKQMVKLALQLKKAQASVA; encoded by the coding sequence ATGCAGTCGCTTAACTATCTTGTAGTCATCCTAACAGTAGCCGGGGTGCTAGTTATCTTGGGATTTACCCCATTAATTCGCAAATTAAAAATCCAGTTTTATTGTTTACAAGTTTTTGCAGCTATTCTCTTTCTCTATGTCTTTTTCGGGCGGCAAATTATCTATATTTTTCCCGATATTTACGGCACTGCAGCCAAGGCTAAGAATGCTGTTGCAAATGTTCCTTTAGATTCACTAAGGTTGAGCAGGATCTTTTTGTTAGATCTCTGCCCCTTCTTTGCCTTAATCGGCCCGATCTTTATCTTTTTACGCCAGAAAAAGGTGGCGGGTGTGTTGGCGATCTTTGGTTTTTACGGTGCTGCAATAACCTTATTTGGCGAGTTAATTTTTACTCCATTAAAACAAGAGGAGATTGTCAAATTTCTCTTTGTTGGTTTGGAAAACAACCAGGTTTACTTCATGATGCACTTCTTGAGTTTCTTGTTGAGTCTGGCTGTCTTTTTATGAGACGATGGCTTTAGCTTAATTTCGTTCTTCTACATCCACGTGTTTGCGCTAGCATATCTCAGTTATGTGGCCTTGATGGTTAACATCTTTAAGGGACAAATTACCGGTAATACTACCGGCATTTTGGCTGAAGATTGACTGAGCGGTGAGTACAAGAATGTAGCGGTGTTCCTCAAGCTAGATCCAAAAAATGCTGATTTAATCTTTGGAGTTAGCTTTGGGTTGAGCTATTTCGCCATTGTATTGTTGACAGTTCTCGTCAACATTCCAACCTTTATACAGCTCACTAAAGATAAACAAATGGTTAAGCTAGCACTGCAGCTTAAAAAAGCCCAGGCATCTGTGGCATAG
- a CDS encoding YbaB/EbfC family nucleoid-associated protein, giving the protein MSFKKITEMMRQAERQSKQKALDFEQKLFEYSYKNAAIKIIIFGNLTIKSITIDPALIDPEDKVTLEEMITEAVNEAVGDVKAKYDQLMEEAMPQMPGLF; this is encoded by the coding sequence ATGAGTTTTAAAAAGATTACCGAAATGATGCGCCAAGCTGAACGACAAAGCAAGCAAAAAGCGCTTGATTTCGAGCAAAAATTGTTTGAGTACAGCTATAAGAATGCTGCCATCAAGATTATCATTTTTGGTAATCTCACCATTAAGTCTATCACAATCGATCCCGCATTAATTGACCCAGAAGACAAGGTCACTTTAGAGGAGATGATTACAGAAGCTGTCAATGAGGCTGTGGGTGATGTTAAGGCCAAGTACGACCAGTTAATGGAAGAGGCTATGCCACAGATGCCTGGGCTTTTTTAA